In Arthrobacter sp. UKPF54-2, the following are encoded in one genomic region:
- a CDS encoding peptide chain release factor 3 yields the protein MSQEVHSPARVQEIHKQAARRRTFAVISHPDAGKSTLTEALALHAKVIGTAGASSGKANRKETVSDWMQMEKDRGISISSAALQFAYRDTVINLLDTPGHADFSEDTYRVLAAVDCAVMLVDAAKGLETQTMKLFEVCKQRNLPIITVINKWDRPGLDALALMDEITERTGLQPMPLTWAVGISGDFRGVWDLRNDRFARFQRNNAGANIALTEYFTPEQAAASQGGDWSNAVDEAGLVIESNLAFDVDAFHAGKATPILFSSAALNFGVKEILDALVDFAPPAAPRPDVDGDPRPVDAPFAGFVFKVQAGMNKAHRDHVAFIRVCSGIFERGMVVTQGRTGKSFATKYAQQVFGREREVIDEAFPGDVVGLVNASSLRVGDSLFLERPVEFPAIPLFAPEHFQVARSKDPSRFKQFRRGIEQLEHEGVIQVLRSDIRGDQAPVLAAVGPMQFEVVEDRMAHDFSAPMRLERLPYSLARITTADAMPALANVPGAEVLLRSDGEYLALFNDVWALRRIEKNHPDLTLVPIGTHNPAK from the coding sequence GTGTCTCAAGAAGTCCACAGCCCCGCCCGAGTCCAGGAGATTCACAAGCAGGCAGCCCGGCGCCGGACCTTCGCAGTCATTTCGCACCCCGACGCCGGCAAGTCCACGCTGACCGAGGCGCTCGCCCTGCACGCGAAGGTGATCGGCACCGCCGGTGCCTCAAGCGGCAAGGCCAACCGCAAGGAAACCGTCTCCGACTGGATGCAGATGGAGAAGGACCGCGGCATCTCCATCAGCTCCGCGGCGCTGCAGTTCGCCTACCGGGACACCGTCATCAACCTGCTGGACACCCCCGGCCACGCGGACTTCTCCGAGGACACCTACCGGGTGCTGGCCGCCGTCGACTGCGCCGTGATGCTCGTGGACGCGGCCAAGGGCCTGGAAACCCAGACCATGAAGCTTTTCGAGGTCTGCAAGCAGCGCAACCTGCCCATCATCACCGTGATCAACAAGTGGGACCGGCCGGGTCTGGACGCGCTGGCCTTGATGGACGAGATCACCGAACGCACCGGGCTGCAGCCCATGCCGCTCACCTGGGCGGTGGGCATCTCCGGTGACTTCCGCGGCGTCTGGGACCTGCGGAACGACCGCTTCGCCCGGTTCCAGCGCAACAACGCCGGCGCCAACATCGCCCTCACCGAGTACTTCACCCCGGAGCAGGCCGCCGCCAGCCAGGGCGGGGACTGGTCCAACGCCGTCGACGAGGCCGGCCTGGTGATCGAATCCAACCTCGCGTTCGACGTCGACGCGTTCCACGCCGGCAAGGCGACGCCGATCCTCTTCAGCTCCGCCGCGCTGAACTTCGGCGTGAAGGAAATCCTCGACGCTTTGGTGGACTTCGCGCCGCCTGCGGCCCCCAGGCCCGACGTCGACGGGGACCCGCGGCCGGTGGATGCCCCGTTCGCCGGATTCGTTTTCAAGGTCCAGGCCGGCATGAACAAGGCCCACCGCGACCACGTCGCGTTCATCCGGGTCTGCTCCGGTATCTTCGAACGCGGCATGGTGGTCACCCAGGGCCGGACCGGGAAGTCCTTCGCCACCAAGTACGCCCAGCAGGTCTTCGGCCGCGAACGCGAAGTCATCGACGAGGCCTTCCCCGGCGACGTTGTGGGCCTCGTGAACGCCTCTTCGCTCCGCGTCGGGGACAGCCTGTTCCTGGAGCGGCCGGTGGAGTTCCCCGCCATCCCGCTGTTCGCCCCCGAGCACTTCCAGGTGGCCCGCTCCAAGGACCCCAGCCGCTTCAAGCAGTTCCGCCGCGGCATCGAACAGCTCGAACACGAGGGCGTCATCCAGGTGCTCCGCTCGGACATCCGCGGCGACCAGGCACCCGTGCTGGCCGCCGTCGGTCCGATGCAGTTCGAGGTGGTCGAAGACCGGATGGCGCACGACTTCAGCGCCCCGATGCGGCTCGAGCGGCTGCCCTACTCGCTCGCCCGGATCACGACGGCGGACGCCATGCCGGCGCTGGCGAACGTGCCGGGCGCCGAGGTGCTGCTGCGCTCCGACGGGGAGTACCTGGCGCTGTTCAACGA